The DNA window ACGGCACCACGTACATGGTGCGACCGCGCATGCTGCCGCGGTACAGGCCCGTCATCAGCTCCCGCATCTCGGCCGGGTCCATCCAGTTGTTGGTGGGGCCGGCATCGATCTGCTTCTCCGAGCAGATGTAGGTGCGGGACTCGACGCGCGCGACGTCGGACGGATCGGAGTTGCCGAGGAACGAGTTCGGCTTCTTCTCGTCGTTGAGACGGGTGAACGTCCCGGCCTCGACGAGCTGATCGGTCAGACGCTCCCACTCCTCGTCGGAGCCGTCGGCGAAGACGACCCGGTCGGGCTGGGTCAGCTCGGCAACCTCGCGAACCCAGGCGAGCAGCTCGGAGTGCTCGGTAGGGGGCGTGCCGTCAGTTCCGTTCAGACCGGGAATGGTCGCTGAGGTCATCAAACTCTCCTGGGGTGGGGCCGGGAACCGGATCGACCACAACAGCCCCGCACGTCGCGGGGCTGAGACGAAGCCTGAACCGATTTCCCCCTCTCGGCGGGGTTGCCACCCGCCCACTCCGCCTGCCGTCCCCGTACGTCACCGCGGACAACGAACGAAGGACACGGGTGCCGGGTGTCCTAGATATAGAGGTTAACGCCGTGCGTCGATCGAGGGGGAACCGGGTGTCGTCGGTTAGGTCACAGGAACGATTCAGACCCGCACCCGCAGTTTCGCCTACTCCCCGAGGTCGCCCGCGTCGACGCGTTCCCACCGTTCGGCGCCGTCCGGGTCGCGGTGGAACTCCCACGCCGCGTACTCGCCGTCCGTGCCCACGATCGTCAGGTGGTCGGACTCGCCGTCGCCGTCGGTGTCGGCCACGACGATCGTCGCGTCCTCCGTCTCGAACACCTGGGTGTCGAGCAC is part of the Rhodococcus sp. SGAir0479 genome and encodes:
- a CDS encoding DUF6802 family protein; this encodes MITTEDVTADPHPDEFGADAGALHAGGLAYDVDGDGVLDTQVFETEDATIVVADTDGDGESDHLTIVGTDGEYAAWEFHRDPDGAERWERVDAGDLGE